The proteins below are encoded in one region of Methylophilales bacterium:
- a CDS encoding MFS transporter yields MASTNKKTIASALIGNVLEWYDFAIYGYFASAIGLAFFPKSDPTAQLLMAFSIFAVGYLMRPIGAIIFGHVGDKYGKKVALNLSVTAMAIPTFFVSILPDYNAWGVWAAYTLVLLRMIQGLSVGGEFTTSIIYLVSHAPKNRQSLMGATITCGAIGGILLGSFTGDLMNHLMSEETINAWGWRVPFLFGLVIGIVGLFLRRHLVDEVPAPTLKPPVLVVFQNHLPLLFNISGLVFLNAVGFYLIFVYLVTWFEVAEKFTPSLALNINSISMVILIGVVLLSGYFTDKVGKKLMLQITSMLMLLFVVPLFYLMNHHDVNLAFLGQLGLTIILGSYLAPLNAFMVLSIPEAVRCTTIGLGYNLTLGVAGGLTPLAATWVFEKTGNPISPSYLILAASIITIFALYKNKSNIS; encoded by the coding sequence ATGGCTTCAACTAATAAAAAAACTATTGCTTCAGCTCTGATTGGGAATGTTCTCGAATGGTATGACTTTGCTATATATGGCTATTTTGCATCAGCCATCGGTTTGGCGTTCTTTCCAAAATCTGATCCTACCGCACAATTATTAATGGCTTTTAGTATCTTTGCTGTTGGGTATCTTATGCGCCCTATCGGTGCCATTATTTTTGGTCACGTAGGAGACAAGTACGGAAAAAAAGTTGCCCTCAATTTATCGGTCACGGCCATGGCAATTCCGACTTTTTTTGTCAGCATCTTGCCTGACTATAATGCCTGGGGTGTTTGGGCAGCTTACACACTCGTATTATTAAGAATGATTCAGGGCCTGTCTGTTGGAGGTGAGTTCACAACTTCCATTATTTACTTGGTTTCACATGCACCTAAAAATAGGCAATCGCTCATGGGGGCAACCATTACCTGTGGTGCTATTGGTGGCATTTTGTTGGGTTCCTTTACGGGTGACTTAATGAATCATCTGATGTCAGAAGAAACAATTAATGCCTGGGGTTGGCGTGTACCTTTTTTATTTGGCCTTGTGATTGGAATCGTTGGTCTATTTTTAAGACGACATCTCGTTGATGAGGTCCCGGCTCCAACACTCAAACCACCGGTGCTTGTGGTTTTTCAAAACCACCTGCCCCTATTATTTAATATCAGTGGCTTGGTCTTTCTCAACGCGGTCGGTTTTTATTTAATCTTTGTCTACCTGGTCACCTGGTTTGAGGTGGCAGAAAAATTTACACCCTCACTTGCTTTAAATATCAATTCTATTTCTATGGTCATCCTAATTGGCGTCGTACTTTTATCAGGTTACTTTACAGACAAAGTTGGGAAAAAATTAATGCTTCAAATTACTTCCATGCTTATGCTTTTATTTGTTGTGCCTTTGTTCTATCTTATGAATCATCATGATGTCAATTTAGCCTTCCTTGGTCAGTTGGGACTCACAATTATCTTAGGGTCTTACCTTGCACCCTTAAATGCCTTCATGGTCTTATCAATCCCCGAAGCGGTTCGGTGCACAACTATTGGGCTTGGTTATAATTTAACATTAGGGGTTGCAGGAGGACTCACGCCTTTGGCAGCGACATGGGTTTTTGAAAAAACAGGAAACCCTATCAGTCCGTCTTA